One region of Sporohalobacter salinus genomic DNA includes:
- the queD gene encoding 6-carboxytetrahydropterin synthase QueD codes for MSRISVTKSFSWDMAHMLAGHENQCKNLHGHTYKLEVEVASKSGGLKKAGAGQGMIIDFKDLKQVVRKEIVSPLDHAFLYWVKSPDEVEHQLASTLQEAGRKVVSVDFRPTAENMANYFLETLQNSFAESNIEVLSIRVWETSTSYAEVKGVR; via the coding sequence ATGTCACGAATATCTGTTACAAAGAGTTTTTCTTGGGATATGGCTCATATGTTGGCAGGTCATGAGAACCAATGTAAGAATTTGCATGGACATACTTATAAATTAGAAGTAGAAGTAGCCAGTAAATCTGGTGGGCTAAAAAAGGCTGGTGCTGGTCAAGGGATGATTATTGATTTTAAAGATTTAAAACAGGTTGTTAGAAAGGAGATAGTTAGTCCTTTGGATCATGCTTTTTTATATTGGGTTAAATCGCCTGATGAAGTAGAACATCAATTAGCTAGTACATTACAAGAAGCAGGTAGAAAAGTTGTTAGTGTAGATTTTAGACCTACAGCAGAAAATATGGCTAATTATTTTTTGGAAACATTACAAAATAGTTTTGCTGAATCAAATATAGAAGTTTTAAGTATTAGAGTTTGGGAAACTTCAACTAGTTATGCCGAAGTTAAAGGAGTTAGATAG
- a CDS encoding 7-carboxy-7-deazaguanine synthase QueE, whose amino-acid sequence MEMKKVELPVVEIFNSISGEGISAGEIVTFVRLAGCNLRCDYCDTVYSYRDREHELLTPQQIINKINNFGSQQLICTGGEPLEEDKPKRYLPLYLAKQGFKVRIETNGSWPIYNQQEFQKFEVDGEDINYTLDIKCPSSNMVEYNLFSNLTKLSLNDEIKFVVKGKSDIDYALKVIDDYKDELSEEKIVINFSPVFEELAPKKLVSILQEHQTYFTQSNLKVRLSIQLHKLIWNSEAKGV is encoded by the coding sequence ATGGAGATGAAAAAGGTTGAATTACCAGTAGTTGAAATTTTTAATAGTATTTCTGGAGAAGGTATCTCAGCTGGAGAGATAGTAACTTTTGTTCGCTTGGCTGGTTGTAATTTAAGGTGTGATTATTGTGATACTGTGTATAGCTACCGGGATAGAGAGCATGAATTATTGACTCCACAACAAATAATAAATAAAATAAATAACTTTGGTAGTCAACAGCTTATTTGTACTGGAGGAGAACCACTAGAAGAAGATAAACCTAAAAGGTATTTACCACTTTATTTAGCCAAACAGGGGTTTAAAGTTAGAATTGAAACTAATGGTAGTTGGCCTATTTATAATCAACAGGAATTTCAAAAATTTGAAGTCGATGGTGAGGATATTAATTATACTTTAGATATTAAATGTCCTAGTTCTAATATGGTTGAATATAATTTATTTTCTAATTTGACAAAGTTAAGTCTAAATGATGAAATAAAATTTGTAGTTAAAGGCAAATCAGATATAGATTATGCGTTAAAAGTAATTGATGATTATAAGGATGAACTTTCTGAGGAAAAAATAGTTATTAATTTTTCACCAGTTTTTGAAGAGTTAGCTCCTAAAAAATTAGTGTCAATTTTACAAGAACATCAAACTTATTTTACTCAATCTAATTTAAAGGTAAGGTTAAGTATACAATTACATAAGTTAATCTGGAATTCAGAGGCAAAAGGAGTTTAG
- a CDS encoding AI-2E family transporter, translating to MFTGRFFKVLYGLILILLSLFLAGQIPYVMDPLSTVLSIILLPILLGGFFYYLLRPIVCFFTDRVGNKNFAVLITFLLIIIFVVSVIYFGGSIIYIEIEKLIKYFSLNYETIRESINQIIKLGDGHLNFLSDFNIQKRLFAFVQGILERFSNYNFMGAFSSLTNLGTIIVLIPFVVFYFLKDDNKIYQLILSCFAEENKEPAKRMLSEIDKALSTYIGTQLIVAFILGIFMFIGYMVIGLPNSLALALIIAVTSLIPILGPALGILPALFVAITTNFLMVVKLFVVLAIAQNLEGNLVRPLVQGGSLNIHPLVVLFLIVISILLFGILGALFVVPIYVVARIVIKRRKEFNNKS from the coding sequence ATGTTTACAGGTAGATTTTTTAAAGTGCTTTATGGACTTATTCTAATTTTATTAAGTTTATTTTTAGCAGGGCAGATTCCTTATGTGATGGATCCGCTATCTACAGTATTATCTATTATACTGCTGCCGATATTGTTAGGAGGATTCTTTTATTATCTACTGCGGCCGATAGTTTGTTTTTTTACTGATAGAGTTGGGAATAAGAATTTTGCTGTTTTGATAACTTTTTTATTGATTATTATTTTTGTAGTTTCGGTTATTTATTTTGGAGGAAGTATAATTTATATTGAAATAGAAAAGTTAATTAAATATTTTTCTCTTAATTATGAGACAATTAGAGAAAGTATTAACCAAATTATTAAGTTAGGAGATGGACATCTTAATTTCTTATCTGATTTTAATATTCAAAAGAGATTATTTGCTTTTGTTCAAGGGATACTAGAGAGATTTAGTAACTATAATTTTATGGGAGCTTTTTCTTCATTAACGAACTTAGGAACGATTATAGTTTTAATTCCCTTCGTAGTATTCTATTTTCTTAAAGATGATAATAAAATTTATCAATTGATTTTGTCTTGTTTTGCTGAAGAAAATAAAGAACCGGCTAAAAGAATGTTAAGTGAAATAGATAAAGCCTTATCTACCTATATTGGCACTCAATTAATTGTAGCTTTTATTTTAGGAATCTTTATGTTCATAGGATATATGGTTATTGGTTTACCAAATTCTTTAGCTTTAGCATTGATAATAGCAGTAACTTCTTTAATTCCTATTTTAGGGCCGGCCTTAGGAATTTTACCGGCATTATTTGTAGCAATAACAACTAATTTTTTGATGGTAGTGAAGTTATTTGTTGTATTGGCTATAGCTCAAAATTTAGAAGGGAATTTAGTGCGGCCTTTAGTCCAGGGAGGAAGCCTTAATATTCATCCGCTAGTTGTTCTTTTCTTAATTGTAATTTCTATTCTATTATTTGGAATATTAGGTGCTCTATTTGTCGTGCCGATTTATGTAGTAGCTAGAATAGTAATAAAGAGGAGAAAAGAATTTAATAATAAATCTTAA
- a CDS encoding tyrosine-type recombinase/integrase, producing the protein MGNRVEPIRDKSKIQDIKDLLKKNDNWRDYTLFTLGINFGLRIGDLLRIQIKDVVNSDNKIKNTFEIVEQKTEKRNVIKINCKAQITLNLLFDKTNLSNNKNNYLIFNKRDHSKSISRVQAYKLVRKWCQKIGLTDLDVGTHTLRKTWGYHAHKAGVSIETIQTKFKHNSTSTTRKYLGIEQKDVNEAYDKVCL; encoded by the coding sequence ATGGGTAATAGAGTTGAACCAATTAGAGATAAAAGTAAAATTCAAGATATTAAAGATCTTCTTAAAAAAAATGATAACTGGAGAGATTATACTCTTTTTACCTTAGGAATAAATTTTGGTTTGCGAATTGGAGATTTGTTAAGAATTCAAATCAAAGATGTAGTTAATTCAGATAATAAAATTAAGAACACTTTTGAAATAGTTGAACAAAAAACCGAAAAAAGAAATGTAATTAAAATTAATTGTAAAGCCCAAATTACTCTTAATCTACTCTTTGATAAAACTAATTTATCAAATAATAAAAATAACTATCTTATCTTCAATAAACGAGATCATTCTAAATCAATAAGCAGAGTTCAAGCCTATAAATTAGTTAGAAAATGGTGTCAAAAAATAGGCCTAACAGATTTAGATGTCGGGACTCATACTTTAAGAAAGACTTGGGGCTACCATGCCCACAAGGCAGGAGTAAGTATTGAAACTATACAAACAAAGTTTAAACATAATTCCACCTCCACAACTAGAAAATATTTAGGTATTGAACAAAAGGATGTAAATGAAGCCTATGACAAAGTCTGTCTCTAA
- a CDS encoding methyl-accepting chemotaxis protein — MNFKFNLKTKLVLIFIGVLLASSLIINYLFISHNTECIEQNVFRKNMSLAKGLKSQIKITINDMEAVMRSLVDTKNVKNMESNDYLDSLLKGIAEEYPVISQLYIMDRNGRQIYKTSGSLGNRADREYFQKAIQGKTYFSKAIISRSQGTPIIVLAIPIKKNGEIVGVMGANLDLTYLNRLASKTKPGKTGYGYIVDRDGRLIGHPDSQLVNNRYDASNLLPVKKVMQGQSGTDRYTFKGEKKLASYTPIEETGWGVVVQLTSQEAFSQIDQEKEFALMIVLVSGLAAIGIALLLAKYITDPINKSMNFAREIAQGRLNVEDLNITSQDEFGKLMEALNEMKNNLKTVIENLVDTSEDLSAYSQELSASAEEGNAIIEENTESVEQMATSIQQISASSQEVTGLAQEASSKAQLGSDKVKEMTNIQEFREAVNKTVEDINELDTNSEEISKIVALITNIAEQTNMLALNAAIEAARAGEHGEGFAVVAEEIRELAEETTKATGEIKELVATTQDKSKESLEAVKEVQNKVENRKEVLEETNEVFSEIKAAIENTSAHIQQTAAATQELAENSDQIENTSHDMENMSHEITNSSQELANMAQKLHDLIEEFKI, encoded by the coding sequence ATGAATTTTAAATTTAATCTTAAGACAAAATTAGTTTTAATTTTTATAGGTGTATTACTAGCTTCTTCTTTAATTATTAATTATTTATTTATTAGTCATAACACAGAGTGCATAGAACAAAATGTGTTTAGAAAGAACATGTCATTGGCTAAAGGACTTAAAAGCCAGATAAAGATTACAATTAATGATATGGAAGCAGTAATGAGGAGCTTAGTTGATACAAAGAATGTCAAAAATATGGAAAGTAATGATTATTTAGATAGTTTACTAAAAGGAATTGCTGAAGAATATCCTGTCATATCCCAGTTATATATTATGGATCGCAACGGAAGACAGATTTATAAAACTTCAGGGTCTTTGGGTAACAGGGCTGATAGAGAGTATTTTCAAAAAGCAATTCAGGGTAAAACGTATTTTTCTAAAGCAATTATTTCTCGTAGTCAAGGTACACCAATTATAGTTTTGGCAATACCCATTAAAAAGAATGGGGAGATAGTAGGAGTTATGGGAGCTAATTTAGATTTAACATATTTAAATAGATTAGCATCTAAAACGAAGCCTGGTAAAACCGGTTATGGATATATAGTTGATAGAGATGGAAGACTTATCGGTCATCCTGATAGCCAACTAGTTAATAATAGATATGATGCATCTAATTTACTTCCGGTTAAAAAAGTCATGCAAGGCCAGAGCGGAACTGACAGATATACTTTTAAAGGAGAAAAGAAGTTAGCTTCTTATACTCCAATAGAAGAAACAGGCTGGGGAGTGGTAGTTCAGTTAACTTCTCAGGAAGCTTTTAGCCAAATAGATCAAGAAAAGGAATTTGCTTTAATGATAGTTCTTGTTTCTGGATTGGCTGCCATTGGTATAGCATTACTACTTGCCAAATACATAACTGACCCAATTAATAAGTCAATGAACTTTGCTCGAGAAATAGCTCAAGGGAGGTTGAATGTTGAGGATTTAAATATTACCTCTCAAGATGAGTTTGGTAAATTAATGGAAGCTCTTAATGAGATGAAGAATAATTTAAAGACGGTAATAGAGAACTTAGTTGATACTTCCGAAGACTTATCTGCTTATAGTCAGGAATTATCTGCTTCGGCAGAGGAGGGTAATGCAATAATAGAAGAAAACACTGAAAGTGTTGAGCAGATGGCGACTAGTATTCAGCAAATTTCAGCCAGTAGTCAGGAAGTAACCGGTTTAGCTCAGGAGGCTAGTTCAAAGGCTCAGCTTGGTAGTGATAAAGTTAAGGAAATGACTAATATTCAAGAATTTAGAGAAGCGGTTAATAAGACAGTAGAAGACATTAATGAACTAGATACTAATTCAGAAGAAATAAGTAAGATAGTAGCATTAATTACCAATATTGCAGAACAGACGAATATGTTAGCTTTAAATGCAGCTATTGAAGCAGCTAGAGCCGGAGAACATGGAGAAGGTTTTGCAGTAGTTGCTGAAGAGATTAGAGAATTAGCTGAAGAAACAACAAAAGCTACTGGAGAAATTAAGGAATTGGTTGCAACTACTCAAGATAAATCAAAAGAAAGCTTAGAAGCTGTAAAAGAAGTACAGAATAAAGTAGAAAATAGAAAGGAAGTATTAGAAGAAACAAATGAAGTTTTCTCAGAAATTAAAGCTGCTATAGAGAATACATCGGCCCATATTCAACAAACAGCTGCAGCAACTCAAGAATTAGCTGAAAATAGTGATCAAATAGAAAATACATCTCATGATATGGAAAATATGTCTCATGAAATAACTAATTCTTCACAAGAATTAGCCAATATGGCTCAAAAGTTACATGATTTAATTGAAGAATTTAAAATTTAA
- a CDS encoding YczE/YyaS/YitT family protein, which translates to MKLLKQWTRFLIGVLVLSIGLVLTIKSNLGVRPWDVFHIGLTKYFDLTVGQANQITGLVVIIISFLLVRVKPKLGTIISIILIGSLIDLVLPLVPQPANIYWQYLYLFSGILIFGNGAGIYISAQCGAGPRDNLMIALHRKLKFKLGLVRNGIEVTILILGSILGGPVGIGTVCAALGTGPVVEFSLNVLNSSHDN; encoded by the coding sequence ATGAAATTACTGAAACAATGGACAAGATTTTTGATTGGTGTATTAGTTCTTAGTATAGGATTAGTCTTAACTATTAAATCAAATCTAGGAGTAAGACCTTGGGATGTATTCCATATTGGTCTAACAAAATATTTTGATCTAACTGTGGGACAAGCAAACCAGATAACGGGATTGGTAGTAATTATAATTAGTTTTTTACTTGTTCGTGTCAAACCAAAATTAGGTACAATAATTAGTATTATATTAATTGGATCTTTGATTGATTTAGTTCTACCTTTAGTTCCTCAACCTGCCAATATTTATTGGCAATATTTATATTTATTCTCTGGAATACTGATTTTCGGTAATGGAGCAGGAATCTACATTTCAGCTCAATGTGGGGCTGGTCCACGAGATAATTTGATGATAGCTCTACACCGAAAGTTAAAATTCAAATTAGGACTGGTTCGGAATGGAATCGAAGTAACAATTTTAATACTCGGCTCTATACTAGGAGGGCCAGTAGGCATAGGTACTGTCTGTGCTGCTTTAGGAACAGGACCAGTAGTAGAATTTTCGTTAAATGTGCTAAATAGCTCTCATGACAATTAA
- a CDS encoding helix-hairpin-helix domain-containing protein has protein sequence MININQANSEELQKVWGIGKVTARKIIRYRKNNGSFDDLEELTNISGISSKNLTKMKDKLTLDRDSLAKTNTKVNIEFNPRDYGLDRINEVHLVGEMNNWDPEDKTYSLIQEKDGIWRNSFDLSKGTEYKILYDSTSWEKNKYIGNLDGSNLQID, from the coding sequence ATGATAAATATAAATCAAGCTAATAGTGAAGAACTGCAAAAAGTATGGGGAATTGGCAAAGTCACAGCAAGAAAGATTATCCGATATCGAAAAAATAATGGAAGTTTTGATGATTTAGAAGAATTAACTAATATATCAGGTATAAGCTCAAAAAACTTGACTAAAATGAAAGATAAGTTAACTTTAGATAGGGATAGCTTAGCTAAAACAAATACTAAGGTGAATATTGAATTTAATCCTAGAGATTATGGGTTAGATAGAATTAATGAAGTTCATCTGGTAGGGGAGATGAATAATTGGGATCCAGAAGATAAAACATATTCTTTAATTCAAGAGAAGGATGGAATTTGGAGGAATAGTTTTGATTTGAGCAAAGGAACTGAATATAAAATTTTATATGACTCTACTAGTTGGGAAAAGAATAAATATATTGGAAATTTAGATGGTTCTAATTTACAAATTGATTAA
- the hslO gene encoding Hsp33 family molecular chaperone HslO — MEDYLIRVMTTNKEIRALAVNSTEVVKNAQEAHNTAPVATAALGRTLTAALLMGSMVKTGHETALKITGDGPLKKLAAEANHHGEVRGYVHNSKVDFMTNKQGKLDVAKAIGKGQLIVRKNLGLEEPYEGSVPLISGEIGEDLTYYFTQSEQIPSAVGLGVLINTDLSVKASGGFIVQLLPEASEETIEQLEKNLAKIEVVSKLIDQGLKPEELLEKVLTGFEFRTLAEKEVVYKCKCSKEDTKKLLVGLGREEIEDIIAEEGQVEIECHFCNEVYRFDKEEMNV, encoded by the coding sequence ATGGAAGATTATTTAATTAGAGTAATGACTACTAATAAGGAAATTAGAGCTTTGGCAGTTAATTCGACTGAAGTTGTTAAAAATGCTCAGGAGGCACATAATACAGCTCCGGTGGCGACAGCAGCTTTGGGAAGGACATTAACTGCTGCTTTGTTGATGGGATCTATGGTTAAGACAGGTCATGAAACAGCTTTAAAGATTACTGGTGATGGCCCATTAAAAAAGCTTGCAGCTGAAGCTAATCATCATGGAGAAGTGAGAGGATATGTTCATAATTCTAAAGTAGACTTTATGACAAATAAACAGGGAAAGTTAGATGTAGCTAAAGCTATTGGGAAAGGGCAGCTAATTGTTCGTAAAAATTTAGGGTTAGAAGAACCTTATGAAGGTAGTGTTCCTTTAATTTCAGGTGAAATTGGTGAAGATCTTACATATTATTTTACTCAGTCAGAGCAGATTCCTTCAGCAGTTGGATTAGGAGTATTAATAAATACTGACCTTTCTGTTAAAGCTTCTGGTGGATTTATTGTTCAGTTATTACCAGAGGCTAGCGAAGAAACAATAGAACAACTAGAGAAAAATCTAGCGAAGATAGAGGTTGTGAGTAAGTTGATAGATCAGGGATTAAAACCTGAAGAATTACTTGAAAAGGTTTTAACTGGTTTTGAGTTTAGAACTTTAGCTGAGAAGGAAGTTGTTTATAAATGCAAATGTAGTAAAGAAGATACTAAAAAATTATTAGTTGGTTTAGGTAGAGAAGAAATAGAGGACATAATAGCTGAAGAAGGTCAAGTAGAGATTGAATGTCATTTTTGTAATGAAGTGTATCGGTTTGATAAAGAAGAAATGAATGTTTAA
- the yqeB gene encoding selenium-dependent molybdenum cofactor biosynthesis protein YqeB, whose protein sequence is MFSDISVIVRGGGDLATGVIYTLYQTGFKVIGTEISEPLVVRRTVSFAEAIYEGKFTVEEVTANRVDDFTEIKQVLSRNEVPIVVDSEAEIIDRLQPQIVVDATMAKRNLGTGLNDAFLVIGLGPGFTAGEDVDVVIETNRGHDLGRIITAGQAESNTGIPGEVKGYSTKRVLKSPTRGKFITDRRIGDSIAAGEIFGYVDNDAIKAELEGMIRGVLKSGIEVKQGTKLGDIDPRNEIDYCYRISDKARAIGGAVLTAILSFDQQWRD, encoded by the coding sequence ATGTTTAGTGATATTAGTGTTATTGTTAGGGGAGGCGGTGATTTAGCTACAGGAGTTATTTATACTCTTTACCAGACTGGATTTAAAGTAATAGGAACAGAGATTTCAGAGCCATTAGTAGTCAGACGGACTGTTTCTTTTGCTGAAGCAATTTATGAGGGGAAATTTACAGTAGAAGAGGTGACTGCTAATCGAGTAGATGATTTTACTGAAATTAAGCAAGTATTATCAAGAAATGAGGTTCCTATTGTTGTGGATTCTGAAGCAGAAATAATAGATCGCCTACAGCCTCAAATAGTAGTGGATGCTACTATGGCTAAACGGAATTTAGGAACGGGACTTAATGATGCTTTTTTAGTAATTGGGCTTGGACCTGGATTTACAGCTGGCGAAGATGTTGATGTGGTAATTGAAACTAATCGGGGGCATGATTTGGGGAGAATCATTACTGCTGGTCAAGCAGAATCAAATACAGGAATACCAGGTGAAGTAAAGGGATATAGCACTAAAAGAGTATTAAAAAGTCCTACTAGGGGAAAGTTTATTACAGATAGAAGGATTGGAGATAGTATTGCAGCAGGAGAAATATTTGGCTATGTTGATAATGATGCAATTAAGGCTGAGTTAGAGGGGATGATTCGCGGTGTATTGAAGTCAGGAATAGAAGTTAAACAAGGGACTAAGCTCGGTGATATAGATCCTAGAAATGAAATTGATTATTGTTATAGAATTTCTGATAAAGCCCGAGCAATTGGTGGCGCAGTATTAACAGCAATTTTAAGTTTTGATCAACAATGGAGGGATTAA
- a CDS encoding small, acid-soluble spore protein, alpha/beta type, with amino-acid sequence MGDVMSNETKYELAKELGFAHKVEDGDWGNITTREAGSLVKKAIEMAEEEKTKQMTQKKE; translated from the coding sequence ATGGGGGATGTTATGTCCAATGAGACTAAGTATGAGTTGGCTAAAGAATTAGGCTTTGCTCATAAAGTTGAAGACGGTGATTGGGGTAATATAACCACCAGAGAAGCTGGGTCATTAGTAAAAAAAGCTATAGAAATGGCTGAAGAAGAAAAAACCAAACAAATGACTCAGAAAAAAGAATAA
- a CDS encoding HD-GYP domain-containing protein, with product MSRFRGEDKIKGEEGIAIPLLEMIMCLSDAMDLVSTVVNGHHKRVAYIASSIAAELGMFEEEQRHLIIAGALHDVGAFSLQDRLDALNFEVEDFSESLGLSKHAELGYRLIKHFKPFDKIAPFVRYHHVYWQNGAGSEFENEEIPLGSHILHLADRIDVLINSEKEILSQTNRINKLIEENKGNQFKPELVEAYLNLSNKESFWFDIISPATTRILAKRSKGSSISLNIAELGDLAKLFSQVIDFRSRFTASHSSGVAASAQALSKEIGLSELARKKMKIAGHLHDLGKLAVPTEILEKEGKVTNKEFNLIKKHVYYTYHTLDRVKGLEEINKWASFHHERLDGTGYPFHHWKEDLPLGSRIMAVADVFTAITEDRPYRKGMDKDKALEVLQNMAQNSALDSNVVTVLADNYERINIIRQTAQKEEIKEYERFWQEG from the coding sequence ATGAGTAGATTTAGAGGTGAAGATAAAATAAAGGGAGAGGAAGGGATAGCTATTCCGCTTTTAGAGATGATTATGTGTTTATCAGACGCTATGGATTTAGTTAGCACTGTAGTAAATGGACATCATAAACGGGTAGCTTATATTGCTTCCAGTATTGCTGCAGAATTAGGAATGTTTGAAGAAGAACAGAGACATTTAATTATAGCTGGAGCTTTACATGATGTTGGAGCATTTTCTCTTCAGGATAGATTGGATGCTTTAAATTTTGAAGTAGAAGATTTTTCGGAGTCACTAGGTTTAAGTAAACATGCTGAATTAGGCTATCGGCTGATTAAACACTTTAAACCTTTTGATAAGATAGCTCCTTTTGTTCGATATCATCATGTTTACTGGCAGAATGGAGCAGGTTCAGAATTTGAAAATGAAGAAATTCCACTTGGAAGTCATATTTTACATTTAGCTGATAGGATAGATGTATTAATTAATTCGGAAAAAGAAATCTTAAGTCAAACTAATAGAATTAATAAATTGATTGAAGAAAATAAAGGGAACCAGTTTAAGCCTGAGTTAGTAGAAGCCTATTTAAACTTATCTAATAAAGAATCTTTCTGGTTTGATATTATATCTCCGGCAACAACAAGAATATTAGCTAAAAGATCTAAAGGAAGTAGTATTTCATTGAATATAGCCGAATTAGGTGACTTAGCTAAGCTATTCAGTCAGGTTATAGATTTTAGAAGTCGATTTACTGCTTCGCATTCAAGTGGTGTAGCTGCTAGTGCTCAAGCATTAAGTAAAGAGATTGGTTTATCAGAACTTGCTAGAAAGAAGATGAAGATTGCTGGTCATCTCCATGATTTAGGTAAGCTAGCAGTGCCTACTGAGATTTTGGAGAAAGAAGGTAAGGTAACTAATAAAGAATTTAATTTGATAAAGAAACATGTATATTATACATATCATACGTTAGATAGGGTAAAAGGGTTAGAAGAGATAAATAAATGGGCTTCCTTTCATCATGAACGTCTGGATGGCACGGGCTATCCTTTTCATCATTGGAAGGAGGATCTACCCTTAGGATCGCGAATTATGGCTGTTGCTGATGTGTTTACAGCTATTACTGAAGATCGCCCCTATCGAAAAGGAATGGATAAAGATAAAGCTTTAGAGGTATTACAGAATATGGCTCAAAATTCGGCCCTAGATTCAAATGTTGTTACTGTTTTGGCTGATAATTATGAGAGAATAAATATTATTCGACAGACTGCTCAGAAAGAAGAAATTAAAGAATATGAACGATTTTGGCAGGAAGGGTAG
- a CDS encoding DUF401 family protein gives MLSIAGVLIAFSLIIWLLSKKVNLGHAMFLGSIIVAITSKLSIQKTIKVFIRGISSEETLELIIIVTLIGVLAQLMEKTDLLTEMIESYSYIFNQKLIAVFIPSVIGALPIPGGAIMSAPLVKSIGDDMGLNDRKKMAINFLYRHIWGFVFPMIPGLILAAQLTSVNVFTLIKLQFPISVVMGLVGYYSLFKDNKFEKQKKEPKSIIRICYQLFITTLPLLVTFTVPLLFDVSLIIGLVIGSLTVIGLKYNKFRWSLLLESFDYKLTISVVGIMVFKEFINSGPDLKLLTDLLLGLGMPTIALVTIIPALVGYVTGSITAGVGISFPLLLPVINQGPILIMIMYSAVFFGYFVSPVHFCLILTNDYFGTKIKQVYYDLFWPTVTGIATLFLLVIIH, from the coding sequence ATGCTAAGCATTGCAGGAGTATTGATAGCATTTAGTTTAATTATTTGGTTGTTGAGTAAGAAAGTGAACTTAGGACATGCTATGTTTCTAGGTTCAATTATAGTAGCTATAACATCTAAATTAAGCATTCAAAAAACAATAAAGGTCTTTATTAGAGGAATAAGTAGCGAAGAGACCTTAGAATTAATTATCATTGTAACTTTAATTGGTGTTTTAGCTCAGTTGATGGAAAAGACTGATTTATTAACTGAGATGATCGAATCATATTCATATATTTTCAATCAAAAGTTAATAGCTGTGTTTATTCCTTCAGTTATAGGAGCTTTACCAATTCCTGGTGGTGCAATTATGTCAGCACCTTTAGTAAAATCAATTGGGGATGATATGGGATTAAACGATAGAAAGAAAATGGCAATTAATTTTTTGTATCGACATATCTGGGGCTTTGTTTTTCCAATGATACCAGGGTTAATCTTAGCTGCCCAGCTAACTAGTGTAAATGTCTTTACTCTTATTAAACTTCAATTTCCTATTTCTGTGGTAATGGGACTTGTAGGTTATTATAGTTTATTTAAAGATAATAAGTTTGAAAAACAGAAGAAAGAACCTAAAAGTATAATAAGAATATGCTATCAGCTTTTTATTACCACTTTACCTTTGCTGGTTACTTTTACAGTTCCTTTATTATTTGATGTGTCCCTAATTATTGGACTGGTTATTGGTTCATTAACTGTTATCGGGCTTAAATATAATAAATTTAGATGGTCTTTATTATTAGAGAGTTTTGATTATAAATTAACGATTTCTGTTGTAGGTATTATGGTGTTTAAAGAATTTATTAATTCAGGTCCAGATTTAAAGTTATTGACCGATTTATTACTAGGACTGGGGATGCCGACTATAGCTTTAGTAACTATTATTCCCGCTTTGGTTGGTTATGTTACTGGTTCTATTACAGCAGGAGTTGGTATTTCTTTTCCATTATTATTACCTGTAATTAATCAAGGGCCTATATTAATTATGATTATGTATAGTGCAGTCTTTTTTGGTTATTTTGTTTCGCCGGTTCATTTCTGTCTTATATTGACTAATGATTATTTTGGTACAAAGATAAAACAGGTTTACTATGATTTGTTTTGGCCGACAGTTACAGGAATTGCTACACTTTTTTTATTAGTTATAATTCATTAA